CGAATTATCTATGCAACCCGGTCAGCAACAACATTGCTGGCGTCAATCCTTACCTTCTCAGCTTGGCGAGGGCAGATCGCTAATTTTTCAGCTCGATCCGTCCCTGAGTTACATAGAAACGACCTATCACCCCCTGCACGATCTGGCGATCACCAGCAAAATCGATTTCGGCGAACCACGCCTGGTAGTAACGCTTGGGATAACCGGTCACACCCGCTTCATCGACAGCGACAAGCAGGAGCTGACATTCAGCGCAGGCCATACCACGATTACCAGTTTCGACAGCAGTCACGGCGAACGCCGGTACCAAGCAAATCAGCCTATAAAGCAACTGCGTTTTTCAATCGGCAAGCGCTGGATGGACCGTTATTTGGGCGAAAACGAATCGGCATTTTTCTTCCGGAACAATGCCTTGCAACTGTTAAGCAGCCGGCCAAGCCATACTCAAAGCATGATTTCTGCCCGGCAATTACTGGGATGTGACCTCAGCGCCCCTTTAGCACCGCTAACCTTAAACGGCCATGTCATGACGATACTGGCTAACGAACTTAACGGACTGTGCCGACCTGAAAAATACGCTTATTCCAGATTCGACCGAGCCAGCCGACACATGGCTGACCAAGCCCGCGAGATCCTCGAACTACATTACCAAGATCCACCCTCACTGGAAAACCTGGCAAAAACCCTGGGCATCACTCCATTCAAGTTAAAAAATCTGTTCCAACATTATTTTAATAACTCTCCTTATGGCGTAGTGACCGAGATCAGAATGCAGCATGCTTATCGCGCATTGGCGTCGACTCGGCAACCCGTCAGCTTGGTGGCAGAGATGGTGGGTTACAGGCACACCAGCAACTTCAGCCTGGCTTTTAGTAAACATTTTGGCGTCTCACCCAAACAAATTTCCAAGAAACGCTGACCCCCCCTGGTTTTCCCATTTCCACCAGTAACGCCCCTGTTGTTAACCGGATTTGCCAAATCCAAGCAAATTTGCGGAAATGGCGGCTTTTCCAACAAAGCTTTCATTTTTGCAAACCATGAACAATACCGACTTGCAATCCCTCCCCCGCCAAAGTGTCCCAGCCTTCCCCGGTTGGTGGGCGGCGCTTGGGCCCGGCGTGGTGTGGATGGCGCTAGCGCAAGGCAGCGGCGAGTTGATCTGGTGGCCTTACATGATTGCCAAATACGGCCTGACCTTTTTATGGCTGCTAGTCCCGGCCTGTTTGCTGCAATATCCGTTGAACCTGGAAATTGGCCGTTACACCATGCTGACCGGCGAAAGCATTTTCCACGGATTTATTCGTTTGCATCGCGGCTTTGGGATCTTTCTGTGGCTGCTGATGACCGTGTCGTTCTTGTGGTTCGGTGCGTTTGCTTCGGCCGGCGGCACCGCAATGGCGGAACTGACCCACTGGCCGACTGGCTGGACGCAACGCGGGCAAAGCCTGTTTTGGGGCTACACCTCGATTGCGGTGTTCGTTTCCGCTATTCTCGCCAGCGGCGTGGTTTATACGCTGATAGAACGCTTCATGAAACTGGTCGCGGTGGTCACCGTGGTCGGGCTGTTATCCGCATGCTTGCAAAGCGATGTGATAAAGGCGTTGCCGGAATTCAGCATGGGCCTGCTCGGCCCGGTCGGCGACATGCCGCGACCCTGGGACAGCGGCGATGCCAGCAAATTACTAACGGCTATCACCTTCGCCGGCCTCGGTGGCTTCTGGATTTTGTTTTATTCGTACTGGTTACGCGACAAAGGCGCCGGCATGGCCGGCCTGGTGGGTCGCATCACCGGCTTGGGCGGTGCGGAAGAAGCGGTATTGAGCGACGGTTTTCTGCCTGCTGACGAAGCGGAAAGCGCAAAAAACTGGTCGACCTGGCGGCGATTTTTAAGCGCGGACATATTGGTTGGGATTGTCGGCAATCTGTTCACCACGCTGATGACCTGCCTGCTGGCTTATGCGCTGTTGTTTCCCAAAGGTTTGCTACCGCAGGAATACGAACTGGCGGTGGTGCAAAGCCAGTTTTTTGCAGTGAGTTGGGGCGAAATCGGCCGCTTACTGTTTTTGGTGGTGGCGGCAGCGTTTTTAACCGACACCTGGCTGGCCACCGCCGACGCCGTCAGCCGGATTCAGACCGATATTATTTTGACCTTGTTTCCGAAAAGCCGCCGTCTGCCGGCCCGACGCTGGTATTACATTTTTTTGGGCTTGCTGACCGTCATCACCTCGCTGACCATGCA
The window above is part of the Methylomonas sp. ZR1 genome. Proteins encoded here:
- a CDS encoding helix-turn-helix transcriptional regulator, producing the protein MTDRKKAGYKRLHSDELSMQPGQQQHCWRQSLPSQLGEGRSLIFQLDPSLSYIETTYHPLHDLAITSKIDFGEPRLVVTLGITGHTRFIDSDKQELTFSAGHTTITSFDSSHGERRYQANQPIKQLRFSIGKRWMDRYLGENESAFFFRNNALQLLSSRPSHTQSMISARQLLGCDLSAPLAPLTLNGHVMTILANELNGLCRPEKYAYSRFDRASRHMADQAREILELHYQDPPSLENLAKTLGITPFKLKNLFQHYFNNSPYGVVTEIRMQHAYRALASTRQPVSLVAEMVGYRHTSNFSLAFSKHFGVSPKQISKKR
- a CDS encoding Nramp family divalent metal transporter; amino-acid sequence: MNNTDLQSLPRQSVPAFPGWWAALGPGVVWMALAQGSGELIWWPYMIAKYGLTFLWLLVPACLLQYPLNLEIGRYTMLTGESIFHGFIRLHRGFGIFLWLLMTVSFLWFGAFASAGGTAMAELTHWPTGWTQRGQSLFWGYTSIAVFVSAILASGVVYTLIERFMKLVAVVTVVGLLSACLQSDVIKALPEFSMGLLGPVGDMPRPWDSGDASKLLTAITFAGLGGFWILFYSYWLRDKGAGMAGLVGRITGLGGAEEAVLSDGFLPADEAESAKNWSTWRRFLSADILVGIVGNLFTTLMTCLLAYALLFPKGLLPQEYELAVVQSQFFAVSWGEIGRLLFLVVAAAFLTDTWLATADAVSRIQTDIILTLFPKSRRLPARRWYYIFLGLLTVITSLTMQLDAPGPLILTSAIIGFGGTIMFPVALYLINHKMLPPHLPAWARPKGKPWLLGLSFVVYLLLALLYLKASLKL